The Besnoitia besnoiti strain Bb-Ger1 chromosome IV, whole genome shotgun sequence genome contains a region encoding:
- a CDS encoding hypothetical protein (encoded by transcript BESB_051520), with protein MAEEDPILQRLVQRALEPTVRVALDMLPPSCVTLDARFTITYETEPGINFHVGFSLLDKNYDAGYVTTWEVLRTVPLAEQQLPPLSERTERNPRPRVHISQAVTKFGGGKATTTTLYDAAGGVSLSLPAVSNAGCAPSTVAADKSEDCDAPRRQLVTATGSVAIENLPFSWTLCQQVANEVMTVTLGRKDDGSVEQMPKAATNGGATQRGENLAAAKKGGGKTGTPTNTNVASGKDKGKLRSTKEVKALPAFETYRQEQIRVGSLLLLSDAGSVKPCQQGKQTFAELEGVRSFELELFCSQAPLSAAFRELVNPVCITFLGARRIPIPFPRASLHVSEGSDTALDDGVSTEPPTHDEGSSLPHWRSPGCPGNAKPAAHAESRWFPNNFIATPAETVVFSGPGADNLRCADVSWNHDAIVFWGPAVVNQMALRRFLEHFTFTVELHDQDVLATDTKDAVNGLSPATVRLTAALGTSQGTLEAKHGRFSSPGTAVATSLHSKLEPASATSTGGTADESNRGPRFTCLSSTGPSLACSRNASERSSRACSTVRASASGTKAKHSLRTEGSWESGGLERRIVRPYGVANFQLQDLLLHGLKQVELISDVFPLLGTGHESAAGQTPLLTDEAASNLLACPTDFLTSRCLPGKARYVATRYLDYGTQVKLRVRLSEPLPSIAEILLLSRHAGRVSYNYESLALLRSLQLRPRRWPTL; from the exons ATGGCGGAGGAAGATCCTATCCTACAACGACTGGTGCAGCGGGCTCTTGAACCCACAGTCCGAGTAGCTCTTGACATGCTTCCACCCTCATGCGTCACCCTAGACGCGCGGTTCACCATCACATACGAAACAGAACCAGGCATCAATTTCCACGTGGGATTCAGCCTCTTAGACAAGAACTACGATGCAGGGTATGTTACCACATGGGAAGTTCTGCGGACAGTTCCACTAgccgagcagcagctgcctccACTTTCTGAGAGAACCGAAAGAAaccctcgcccgcgcgtgcATATCTCCCAAGCAGTGACTAAGTTCGGTGGCGGTAAAGCCACAACGACGACTCTTTACGACGCAGCAGGTGgtgtctctctttcgctTCCCGCCGTGAGCAATGCTGGCTGCGCTCCCTCAACTGTTGCTGCGGATAAAAGCGAGGACTGCGACGCTCCTCGGCGTCAGCTCGTCACCGCTACTGGCTCCGTGGCGATAGAGAACCTTCCGTTCTCGTGGACACTTTGTCAGCAAGTGGCGAATGAGGTCATGACCGTTACCCTGGGGCGCAAGGATGATGGCAGCGTCGAGCAAATGCCCAAGGCTGCCACGAATGGCGGCGCCACTcaaagaggagaaaaccTGGCGGCGGCAAAGAAGGGGGGGGGTAAAACCGGGACACCGACGAATACCAACGTAGCCAGCGGAAAAGACAAAGGGAAGCTGAGGAGTACGAAGGAAGTGAAGGCGCTTCCTGCCTTCGAAACGTATCGCCAGGAACAAATCCGCGTTGGGAGTCTTCTCCTACTTTCCGACGCAGGATCGGTAAAGCCTTGTCAGCAGGGCAAACAGACTTTCGCTGAGCTGGAAG GTGTCCGAAGCTTCGAGCTCGAGTTGTTTTGTTCTCAAGCGCCTCTTTCTGCTGCATTCCGAGAACTGGTCAACCCCGTATGCATCACATTCCTTGGCGCGCGAAGAATCCCAATTCCGTTTCCACGTGCTTCGTTACATGTCTCTGAAGGCAGCGATACTGCTTTGGACGATGGCGTCAGCACTGAACCTCCCACGCATGACGAAGGCTCTAGCCTCCCCCACTGGCGATCCCCTGGATGTCCGGGAAATGCGAAAcccgctgcacacgcggaaTCACGTTGGTTTCCGAATAACTTCATCGCAACGCCTGCCGAAACCGTTGTTTTTTCGGGGCCGGGCGCGGATAATCTCCGCTGTGCGGACGTTTCGTGGAACCACGATGCCATTGTCTTCTGGGGGCCAGCGGTGGTGAACCAGATGGCTCTTCGCCGTTTCCTGGAGCACTTCACTTTCACTGTCGAACTGCATGACCAAGATGTCCTTGCCACGGATACGAAAGACGCGGTGAACGGGCTGTCGCCAGCAACGGTGAGACTCACAGCGGCCCTTGGTACATCGCAAGGCACTCTTGAGGCAAAGCACGGACGGTTTTCATCACCGGGAACCGCGGTTGCCACATCCCTGCATTCCAAACTGGAgcctgcctccgccaccTCTACCGGTGGAACAGCAGACGAGTCCAACAGAGGCCCACGATTCACATGCCTTTCTTCAACTGGTCCCTCGCTGGCTTGTTCAAGAAACGCCAGCGAGCGGAGCTCGCGTGCTTGCTCTACAgtgcgcgcctctgcatcgGGAACGAAAGCCAAACACTCACTACGGACGGAAGGATCCTGGGAGAGCGGTGGCCTCGAGAGGCGCATCGTACGACCCTATGGTGTGGCAAACTTTCAGCTTCAGGACTTGCTTCTGCACGGCCTCAAACAGGTGGAACTCATATCGGATGTGTTTCCTTTATTGGGGACCGGGCACGAATCTGCGGCAGGACAAACGCCGCTTCTAACGGATGAGGCAGCCAGCAATCTGCTGGCCTGCCCGACTGACTTCCTGACTTCCCGATGCCTTCCAGGGAAGGCGAGATACGTCGCCACGAGATACCTCGACTACGGCACCCAAGTTAAGCTGAGAGTGCGGCTGAGCGAACCTCTACCATCGATCGCGGAAATACTCTTGCTCAGCCGCCACGCTGGAAGAGTGAGTTACAACTATGAGAGCCTGGCACTCTTGCGTTCTTTGCAGCTCAGGCCTCGACGATGGCCTACTCTCTAG